TACGGGTTTTGAATCGCGTGACTTCTCGTTTTCACAGATACTTTGGCAAAAATGTCTGGGTTCGCTCCATACTTTTCAAGGTATTCCTTTCCTGCTGAACCAAAAATCTTGATCGCATTCGAAGCGGAATCCGGCACGTCTGCCCACAGCTCTTTCAAGCGATTTTGTGTCCAGCCTAACGGAGGAGTCCGATCTGTCCAGACACTTGCTAATGCGCCTGGTTTCATTTCTTCAAAACCAACTGCCAGTGCGCAATCTACCATACCCGATTCGACTGCTTGCCTCGCCAAAAATAGTGCAGTAGAACCGGAAGAGCAGTTATTGTTGACGTTAATGATCGGAATCCCTGTCATCCCGACCATATACAAGGCTCGTTGACCACATGTACTGTCTCCATATACATAGCTCGCATACGCTTGTTGGATGTCCGAATAGTGAATGCCTGCATCTTCCAATGCGCCTTTGACTGCTTTCGATGCCATCACCTCATACGGTTCATGCGAGCCAGGCTTTGTAAACGGTACCATATTTACACCGATGACTTTTGTTTTTCGACTCATGCTTCTTCCTCCTTTGGACGATCACTGACCTTTTCACATCTAGTAGGTGTAGCAAATGTCGTGCCAACACGTTTTTTCGCCAATGATCGACTCTGTCAAAGCCTCTTCGTTCATTGTGTATGTGCTGAATACAAAAATAATGATAGAACTGTATAAAATCCATACACTTTCAATACGCAAATACCTCGTTTTCTTTAAGCGTTGCAATTTGCTCGTCGGTATAACCCAGCGATTTCAGTACGAGAATCGAATGCTCACCGAGTTTGCTTCCAATATGCTTATATTCTGGTTGAGCTGCGGAAAATTTGATCGGAAAACCAAATTGTCGCTGTGTGGTTCCGTCCGGCTTCCGAACATCCACAATCATCTCGCGCGCCTTCAATTGCGGATGCTCGCACGCTTCAGCAAATGTGAGCACTGGTTCAACACACGCTTCCATCTCCTGAAAAATGGCTGTCCATTCCGCGAAGGTTTTCGCTCGAAACGCGTTACGAACGTAATCTTTAAAAGCTTGGACATCATCTGGTGATTCACTGAAAGACAATGGCAACAGATCCGATCCCCCAATTGCCTCGCACAACAGCTTACGGAATTGAGGTTCAAGGCTGCCTACTGAAAAATACCGTCCATCTTTTGTTTCATAGTAGTCGTAAAAAATACCGCCGTTTAACCGCATGGCCTCCGCCTGAGGCTCTACCCCGCACGCAAGATAACCAGCGCCATGGATGGTATTTAATACGAATGCAGCATCCGTCATGCTGATGTCAATGTATTGACCTTCACCCGTCCGCTCGCGATGCAACAAAGCAGCCAGCATTCCAATCACGGAGTGGAGTGAACCACCCGCAATATCTGCGATATGAAAACCATGCGGAGACGGAGGCGATCCTTTTCTCCGGGAGTAATCATTGATTCCTGCAATAGACAAGTAGTTGTTGTCATGCCCAGGTCGATTACGATACGGGCCAGTTTGACCATATCCGGTGATGGAACAGTAGATCAGTCGCGGATTAATCGCTCGCAGTGCCTCAAATCCAAGGCCGAGTCGTTCCATGACCCCCGGACGGAACTGTTCAAGGACAATGTCGTATTCTTTCACGAGCTCTTTTACGATATCTACGGCTTCTTGTTTTTTGAGGTCAAGCGCGATGGATGATTTCGAGCGATTCAAGTAGCCATGGGCTGCCGGTACACCCCCATCTACTTGTTTACCTTGCCTGATACTGTCCGGTCGGGTGAACGATTCCACGCGAAGCACTTCTGCTCCCAGATCTGCTAGCATCGTCGTTGCAAAAGGCCCCGGCAGTAAAGTTGAGAAATCGAGAACTTTATAGCCACGCAACAAGCTCATTGTTTCACCTCATTCAAATTGGTAGATAAAAGCTTAAAGGTAGCAGTCGCTATCGCCAGAGGTTTGCCTGCACGGTTTCGTACCTCTCCTTCACCGGTGGCAAGGCTTTTGCCTATATGGCGAATTTTTGCTGTTCCAACAACGAGATCACCCTCTTTGGCAGAGGCCAAATAATGAATGTTTAAATTGACCGTTACCAGGCTGTACTCCGTCTGAGTTCGAATAGTCAAACCCATTACGTGGTCGAGTAAGCTCGCTATGACACCTCCGTGCAACAAATTACCGGCGTTCAACAATTCAGATGTAATTAGCAGCTCAACTACCACATGCCCTTCTTCCCTATGCGTAATTTGAATGCCGAGATGTCGTTCAAATCCTGCTTGTATCCGTTTTGGGGGTTCCGTAATGGACATACTCTCACCTCGCTTTGCAGTTGCACTGTGAATCCATCTGTGTTGATTTATCTGAAATGCAAATGCCGTGCCAAAGAAACCTTTCGTTCTTAATTGAATGAAATGCATGCGATATAAATTTTATGCGCAAGCAAATTGTATACATCTAGAACAGTTGTATGAAATCTATACACA
This genomic stretch from Brevibacillus sp. DP1.3A harbors:
- a CDS encoding PaaI family thioesterase, whose protein sequence is MSITEPPKRIQAGFERHLGIQITHREEGHVVVELLITSELLNAGNLLHGGVIASLLDHVMGLTIRTQTEYSLVTVNLNIHYLASAKEGDLVVGTAKIRHIGKSLATGEGEVRNRAGKPLAIATATFKLLSTNLNEVKQ
- a CDS encoding CaiB/BaiF CoA-transferase family protein → MSLLRGYKVLDFSTLLPGPFATTMLADLGAEVLRVESFTRPDSIRQGKQVDGGVPAAHGYLNRSKSSIALDLKKQEAVDIVKELVKEYDIVLEQFRPGVMERLGLGFEALRAINPRLIYCSITGYGQTGPYRNRPGHDNNYLSIAGINDYSRRKGSPPSPHGFHIADIAGGSLHSVIGMLAALLHRERTGEGQYIDISMTDAAFVLNTIHGAGYLACGVEPQAEAMRLNGGIFYDYYETKDGRYFSVGSLEPQFRKLLCEAIGGSDLLPLSFSESPDDVQAFKDYVRNAFRAKTFAEWTAIFQEMEACVEPVLTFAEACEHPQLKAREMIVDVRKPDGTTQRQFGFPIKFSAAQPEYKHIGSKLGEHSILVLKSLGYTDEQIATLKENEVFAY